Proteins found in one Balaenoptera ricei isolate mBalRic1 chromosome 18, mBalRic1.hap2, whole genome shotgun sequence genomic segment:
- the LOC132352393 gene encoding LOW QUALITY PROTEIN: trimethylguanosine synthase-like (The sequence of the model RefSeq protein was modified relative to this genomic sequence to represent the inferred CDS: inserted 3 bases in 2 codons; deleted 4 bases in 3 codons; substituted 2 bases at 2 genomic stop codons): protein MYCEKWSSVVEMCLFLEDLREGSCILCLSSRAFVEDWKLCSLGLKGYYIEDDGNSAGEQATEEEEGGRSQGTAESRDSKDVGPDESELDSEAELMRSIGLPLQFGRVSAHKNFEVSMSTRNKVKRKRKKKHQKKYLDEIKRESWRQECEEDDILASDDPSSSENENTRRYKLRTKKDIEGENLPAENTLSPKLEITELWEKYWKEYGGELLWQSWQEKHTGQTLCSEPWNIPNTKEEWEQHYSQLYWYYLEXFQYWEAQGWTFDASQSCDTDTCGSKTVVDNKKDENRTKADEPSSPSSSVGSESSSSSDKDHNEILHGLSNISLNSEEVEQSRLDPSVSCDGHQCLSEVKSRRECLASGQSESCNGGTKESSLSGNRSTSQPAQDSQESSEANTIKDRPCLIGTDGDESGEDPPEQKPSKLKRSHELDIDENPDSDFDVDGSLLGFKHGSGQKYSRISNFSHRRVRYVHKNVKYKSKYLDMRRQINMKNKHIFFTEEPGKTLFKKSKTWSKVEKFLKWVNEPMDEKASQESVSHNNMQDTCTSSGSEEQEVSVEKGDDPPETSELEPGKRRAMSPAGEVGTEKTDRDSTEAAVTDEGDCPAQAAPDRLQVEAEAXKVKKNKSKNRKGIGLPPEITAVPELAKYWAQRYRLFSRFDDGIKXREGWFSVTPEKIAEHIAGRVSQSFXCDTIVDAFCGIGGNTIQFALTGKRVITVDIDPVKIDLACNNAEIYGVADKIEFICGDFLQLASRLKVDVVFLSPPWGGPDYTTAEIFDISTMMSPDGFEIFRLSQKITNNSIYFLPRNANIDQVASLAGPGGQVEIEQNFLNNRLKTITAYLGELIRRSASES from the exons ATGTACTGCGAGAAGTGGAGCTCTGTGGTGGAGATGTGTCTCTTCCTTGAAGACCTGCGGGAGGGCTCCTGCATCCTCTGCCTCAGCTCCAGGGCGTTTGTGGAAGATTGGAAATTGTGCAGTTTGGGATTAAAAGGCTACTACATTGAAGACGATGGGAACAGTGCAGGAGAGCAAGctacagaagaggaagaaggcgGTCGTTCCCAGGGCACTGCAGAGTCACGTGACAGCAAAGACGTAGGCCCAGATGAAAGTGAACTAGATTCTGAGGCTGAACTCATGCGAAGTATAGGACTGCCACTTCAATTTGGTAGGGTGTCTGCACATAAGAATTTTGAGGTATCTATGAGTACTagaaacaaagttaaaagaaaa agaaaaaaaaaacatcaaaagaaGTACTTAGATGAAATTAAGAGAGAATCTTGGAGACAAGAATGTGAGGAAGATGACATTTTGGCTTCAGATGATCCATCTTCATCTGAGAATGAGAACACCAGAAGGTATAAACTTCGAACCAAAAAAGATATTGAAGGTGAGAATCTTCCTGCTGAAAATACATTATCTCCAAAGCTGGAAATTACGGAGCTCTGGGAGAAGTACTGGAAGGAATAC GGGGGGGAACTGCTGTGGCAAAGCTGGCAAGAAAAGCATACAGGTCAGACACTGTGCTCAGAACCCTGGAACATCCCTAATACAAAGGAGGAATGGGAACAGCATTATAGCCAGCTGTATTGGTAttatttggaatagtttcagtATTGGGAAGCTCAGGGTTGGACTTTTGATGCTTCACAAAGCTGTGATACAGATACTTGTGGGTCTAAAACAGTAGTTGACAACAAGAAAGATGAAAATCGCACGAAAGCAGATGAACCTTCTTCTCCATCTTCATCAGTGGGTAGCGAAAGCTCTAGTTCAAGTGATAAAGATCATAATGAAATTCTTCATGGACTTAGTAATATAAGTCTGAATTCAGAGGAAGTAGAACAGAGCCGATTAGATCCCTCTGTGAGTTGTGATGGACATCAGTGTTTAAGTGAAGTTAAGAGCAGAAGAGAATGCCTTGCTTCAGGCCAAAGTGAATCATGTAATGGAGGAACCAAGGAAAGCAGCTTGTCTGGGAACAGAAGCACAAGCCAACCAGCTCAGGATTCACAAGAGTCATCAGAAGCAAACACCATCAAAGACAGACCATGCCTCATCGGCACTGATGGAGATGAGAGTGGCGAAGATCCACCTGAACAGAAGCCAAGCAAACTCAAGAGGAGCCATGAACTGGACATCGATGAAAACCCGGATTCAGACTTTGATGTCGACGGTTCCCTTCTAGGATTCAAGCATGGCTCAGGACAAAAATATAGTAGAATTTCAAATTTCAGTCACCGGCGGGTCAGGTATGTACACAAGAATGTGAAGTACAAGTCAAAGTACTTGGACATGAGAAGacaaatcaatatgaaaaacaaacacatcTTCTTCACTGAAGAGCCAGGAAAAACTCTTTTCAAGAAAAGCAAAACTTGGAGTAAGGTAGAAAAATTCCTAAAATGGGTTAATGAACCAATGGATGAGAAAGCATCACAGGAGTCAGTTTCTCATAACAACATGCAAGATACTTGCACAAGCAGTGGTTCAGAGGAACAAGAAGTGTCTGTTGAAAAAGGGGATGACCCACCGGAGACAAGTGAGCTAGAACCTGGAAAGCGTCGTGCCATGTCTCCAGCTGGGGAAGTGGGAACAGAGAAAACTGACAGGGACAGCACAGAAGCAGCAGTGACAGATGAGGGGGACTGCCCCGCCCAGGCTGCACCAGACCGCCTTCAGGTAGAAGCCGAAGC GAAAGtgaagaagaataaaagcaaGAACAGAAAGGGAATTGGTCTGCCTCCTGAGATCACTGCTGTGCCTGAGCTGGCAAAGTACTGGGCCCAGAGATACAGGCTCTTCTCCCGCTTTGACGATGGGATTA TTAGAGAGGGCTGGTTTTCAGTTACACCCGAGAAGATCGCTGAGCACATTGCCGGCAGGGTCAGCCAGTCCTTCTAGTGTGACACCATAGTTGACGCATTTTGTGGCATTGGAGGAAATACCATTCAGTTTGCCTTAACAGGAAAGAGAGTGATCACCGTTGATATTGATCCTGTTAAGATCGATCTTGCTTGCAATAATGCAGAAATTTATGGGGTAGCAGACAAGATTGAGTTCATTTGTGGAGATTTCCTGCAGCTGGCTTCTCGTTTAAAGGTTGATGTCGTGTTTCTCAGCCCTCCTTGGGGAGGACCAGACTACACCACTGCCGAGATCTTCGACATCAGCACCATGATGTCTCCTGATGGCTTTGAAATT TTCAGACTTTCCCAGAAGATCACtaataatagcatttattttcttccaagaaaTGCTAATATCGACCAGGTGGCATCCTTGGCTGGGCCTGGAGGGCAAGTGGAAATAGAACAAAACTTTCTTAATAATAGATTGAAGACAATCACTGCTTATTTGGGGGAACTGATCCGCAGATCAGCCTCTGAATCATAA